In Archocentrus centrarchus isolate MPI-CPG fArcCen1 chromosome 1, fArcCen1, whole genome shotgun sequence, the following proteins share a genomic window:
- the LOC115782007 gene encoding E3 ubiquitin-protein ligase TRIM21-like: protein MMTSEELLNTLEDLNDDEFDDFKWRLQQPEILIGRPTIKTSRLQTAKRRDTVDLMVQTYTLSGAVDVTRRVLERINRNDLLLSLSASSSEQQAAKPGEVPCDVCAGTKLKALKSCLVCLASYCETHLEPHLTASRLKRHQLMEPVENLEGRMCTKHDKPLELFCRTDQTCVCPLCSVLDHKTHEFVPLREEYEEKKPQLRETEAGIQQMIQKRRLKIEEVKESVKMSKDAADREKAESVQVFTALMESAERGLKELIKEIEDKQETTEKQAEGFIRDLEQEISELMKRSSEVFQLSHSEDHLHLLQSFTSLNAAPPTKDWTEVSICPPLYEGTVVRAVAQLEERLRKYLKKKLFEAELKRVQQYAVDVTLDPDTANPHLILSDDGKQVHDSGVKKNLPDNPERFSQCPSVLGTQSFSSGRIYFEVQVTGKTDWDIGVATESINRKGEIRLKPQEGFWTVVLRNGNEYRALAGPPVSLCLQSAPEKVGVFVDYEEGLVSFYDVDAAALIYSFTGCFFTQKLHPYFSPCIDDGDKNSAPLIICPVNQTGSINK, encoded by the coding sequence ATGATGACATCAGAGGAGCTCTTAAACACTCTGGAGGATTTAAACGATGATGAGTTTGATGACTTTAAATGGCGCCTGCAACAGCCAGAAATCCTTATCGGACGCCCAACCATCAAGACGAGCCGACTGCAAACAGCAAAAAGACGGGACACTGTGGACCTGATGGTGCAGACCTACACTCTTTCTGGAGCTGTAGATGTGACCAGGAGGGTTTTAGAGAGGATCAACAGGAATGACCTACTGCTGAGTTTGTCTGCAAGCAGTTCAGAGCAACAAGCTGCCAAACCAGGAGAGGTTCCCTGTGATGTCTGTGCTGGAACCAAACTGAAGGCCCTaaagtcctgcctggtgtgtctgGCCTCCTACTGTGAGACTCACCTGGAGCCTCATCTGACAGCTTCACGTCTGAAAAGACATCAGCTGATGGAACCTGTGGAGAACCTGGAAGGCAGGATGTGTACGAAGCACGATAAACCTCTGGAGCTGTTCTGTAGGACCGACCAGACATGTGTCTGCCCACTCTGCTCTGTTTTAGACCATAAGACTCATGAGTTTGTTCCTCTGAGGGAAGAATATGAAGAAAAGAAGCCACAGCTGAGGGAGACAGAGGCTGGAATTCAGCAGATGATCCAGAAGAGACGACTAAAGATTGAGGAGGTCAAAGAATCAGTGAAGATGAGCAAagatgctgcagacagagagaaagcagaaaGTGTTCAGGTCTTCACTGCTCTGATGGAGTCTGCTGAGAGAGGCCTGAAGGAGCTCATAAAGGAGATCgaagacaaacaggaaacaacagagAAACAGGCTGAAGGTTTCATCAGAGATCTGGAACAGGAAATCTCTGAGCTGATGAAGAGAAGCTCTGAGGTGTTCCAGCTCTCACACTCCGaagaccacctccacctcctccaaagcTTTACATCCCTGAATGCTGCTCCACCCACCAAGGACTGGACAGAGGTCAGCATCTGTCCACCATTATATGAGGGGACTGTGGTGAGAGCTGTGGCTCAGCTTGAAGAGAGACTCAGGAAATACTTGAAGAAGAAGCTATttgaggctgagctgaagagggTCCAGCAGTATGCGGTGGATGTGACTCTTGATCCTGACACAGCAAATCCTCATCTCATCCTGTCTGATGATGGAAAGCAAGTACATGATAGTGGTGTTAAGAAGAATCTTCCAGATAACCCAGAGAGATTTTCTcagtgtcccagtgttttaggAACTCAGAGTTTCTCTTCAGGCAGAATTTACTTTGAGGTTCAGGTTACAGGAAAGACTGACTGGGATATAGGAGTGGCCACAGAGTCAATCAACAGGAAGGGAGAAATCAGACTGAAGCCTCAAGAAGGTTTCTGGACTGTAGTGTTGAGAAATGGAAATGAGTACAGAGCTCTTGCTGGCCCTCCAGTCAGTCTCTGTCTTCAGTCTGCTCCTGAGAAGGTGGGGGTGTTTGTAGATTATGAGGAGGGTCTGGTCTCCTTTTATGATGTAGATGCTGCAGCTCTCATCTACTCCTTTACTGGCTGCTTCTTCACTCAGAAACTCCACCCATACTTCAGTCCCTGTATTGATGATGGTGATAAAAACTCTGCACCTCTGATCATCTGTCCCGTCAATCAAACTGGGTCAATcaataaatga